The Sander lucioperca isolate FBNREF2018 chromosome 4, SLUC_FBN_1.2, whole genome shotgun sequence DNA segment ATGAAGGTGAAATTCCATTCCATATGCATTTATGCCATTCTTAAGAGTTGATATTAATACAATGGTCTAATATGCTTATTTTACCCTAAGTGGCTTTGCCACTTGTCAGGCCACCATTGCAAATAAggtgaaataaatgaataaaaatgaaaaacattgtgGTTTCAAGGTCTTACTTGTAATACTGCATTTTATGAAGCCTCcaaatttgacaaaatgttgTAAGCAATtttcatacaaacacaaaagtcTCACCATTGAATGGTGTTAAAAGGGAAATAAATCTTGTTGAAATTATTTAGTGCTATACTCAGATATGTTTTGACTTCGCTGATATTTTTTCCATTCCAGGGCGCATTATGTTCTATTATGATAACCGTAAAaatgatatattttttaattcattgcatTCCTCAGACTGCACCCAATATTGCTGCTAGGTGAGTTGCAACAGGCTTGAACCCTTCAGCAGTTATGAATGGAGTAACAGAGCACTTTATTATAGCATGACAAGTAAGTCTGAATATGGAAGAACACCATTtgtaaatattatataataataataataattaaaattatGAAAGTTTCTTAAATGTAATCAAAGCAAGAATGCAATATGTTAGGAGGGAACAACGCTATAACCACATCTTCCTTGTTTTCAATGCATGAAGTTTTAAAACAGCTTACTTCAGGCCACATTGGATTGCTGCCAATTGTGAAGCTCACAGGACCAtctttatttaaaatgaaagcTTGCTTTTAAAAGACAACTCTTGGCGGGTAGTAAGTGCTGTCACGCAAAGATGAGGCACTGTAAACAGCAATTTTCTTATGGTTTTCTAACACCTTCACAATGACAAAGGGTAACAAAAGAGATACAATAATCATACAAGTGATGGCAAAAATGAGTCAAAATCCATCCACTGGTAATGCAGATATTGGATGCAACGTATTGCTTTCTCTATCATAAACGCAGTTCAGGTTGCTCTTCAGCCTGTAGACGATTTTACACCTCTGtgtatttgtctctgtgtctgtgactTTGAAAACCTCATAGGGAGGAATCAGCACCTGTCTGTTTAATTTCAGGGCTGAATAAAGTGTTATGTCAGCACCGAAACATGTGTATACTTCAAAACATGAAGCGTTTCTTTTAAAGTTCCACCCGTCAGAACCTAATGTGAAGGTGTTGAACCGAATCAGTTTGTTAGAGATGTTGAGATGTAAAAGTGTCTCTGTTCTGTAATTTGTCTGAAGACATGTCACTTGACTGTGCTTCAGAATCTGAATGGCTTCGCTAAGGAAAAAATAAAGGGAGTGGGGctcaaatgtcttttttagTCGTTTTCTACTTCTTTCTGCAGTCTCAATGTCTTGCTTGACAGGTTGCAGCATAATATTTGTGTACAGGTATAAGGCCACCGAATGGTGTTTCTCCATGTACTTGTGTGCAGGCTCTCTAGCTTTTTTCTCCGCGTTGCTCCAAGGTTGACTAAAGTTTGTACTGGTGTCCCATTTCTGCATCATGGCTTTATCAGTCACAACTGTAGCTTTGGATCTGCATTCGTCATTCATGTCGTCATACGGCAGATCCTGCATTAAATGCTGAAATGAGAAGAAGCATGTTTTTCAGTATTTATCCAGTAGATGGAGATATatactaaataaaaagtatTACTGTGAGCAGGAAGCTCTTTTGCACAGTCcttaaaaaacattaacaattaATGGCTTTTGGAATTACTAATGGTGCATacttacaaaatgaaaaagacaGTATTTGTGATCAGAGTAACTCCTTTTATTTTATGGGTAAGTCCTCTAGATTGATTTTGTTTAATGTCAAATATATAGTGTTAAATAATAAGTGTTATAAATACCTCTTCAACGACATCCTGCCAGCTTAGTGTCAGATATATGACAACAAACATCAGCAGTCCCACCAAAACAACAAGAGAAGTAACAGCACACGCAGATACAGTTTTTCTCTGACATGTTTGCCTGTCCCAGGTAGGCATAGTGCGTCTGGAAAAGAGGAAATCTGTTGTTTAACCCAAACAAACTGAGATCTTAGTTCcatgtgaaatgtttttcataTTGTCTTTCCTGGAATTAATGAGGGAAACCCCTACAATGCCTGGATTAGGGCAATTATATATCTATAACGTGAGCTTGCACAGGTCGGACACTGTAGGTGTGTGATGGCAAGGATACCTGTAACGTGAtgcatacatttaaaatgtaaactaTAATGTAAGTTTGTGTACCTTCATTGTCTATTCATTTACAATGGGCCTCACTTCATGTATGCACCACATTTCATCACTAGGATGCTCACAAATGGAAAGGTTTTGCAGGTGTTTGAccatcatcaatcaatcaatcaatcaatcaacatttatttatatagcacttaacagtaaccagcaggtatccaaagtgcttcacatcagAAACCCAGAGTAAAACACATATCATGCAACATATCATACATACTTTGTTGGTTTTAACCTGAGCAAGCTGACAAATAGAATTTCCTAGTGTTACAACATGTGGGACCTCCCTCTGGCAATGCAAGCAGGGAAATGACAGGGGTTTCAATCACACTTGACAAATAcgacatatcatacaataaaaagaatgaaacagaaaacagtgaaatcagaaaaggttacatagaaacaggagagggaaattgtcacaccactactagGTAATAAAAACCATTCTAAACAAATAAGTTttgagtttggacctaaaaagagctacatctgtactAGTGCAactatcagggggtaacttgttccagagtctcggggcagcaaccgcaaaagcctgatcaccccaccgtttataccttgacctagggacttctaaaaccagtTGATTTGAAGACCTCAACGACCGGTTGTGCTCATGCAGGGTTAAACTCTcagacaaatactccggggccaggccatttaaggccttgaaaacaaacaataaaatataaaacgcacagggagccaatgtaggGTGTAGACATCATGATAGCACAGTGAGTCACTCTGTATCTACCTGACCAGCTGTGACTCACTAACTACCAGAGATAAACAAAAACCTGCAGAGTGACTTAAACTTAGCACCATACTGTAGCATGTAATTTCTATCAAAATATATCGTATCATTTAATCTTTACAGTTTAACCTACTTAAAGGGATTGTGACTCCCTGTAAAATCCAGCATAGCATATCAAGCTCTACTGTACATCCAGTTAAATACATATACAGATGTGGCACTGCATATTTAAGTTATATGGTGCTTAGCTATTGACCCTTCACTCCAATcttcaacattttaaaaagttgaTATGTATCAATTTGCATTGGTAAGAaagcacattacattttgtaagTAGTAAAAGTCTTGAAATGGTTTTCTAACTTATCACATCCTGAGCAACACTATGGtgaagtgttgtcttttatgtGGACTGTCAACCCTTTTCAGAGTTATAGCTCTGTTTTAGTCTGCGCTTTTAGAGTTTTGCAACCAGACGACATACAGCACCTTTGTTGGTTTTAACCTGAGCAAGCTGACAAACAGGATTTCCTAGTGTTACAACATGTGGGACCTCCCTCTGGCAATGCAAGCAGTTTCAATCACCCTTGACAAATACGTACGTACACATAAGAACATGAGAATATGTTGCAAActaggaaaagaaaaagtagtCAAAATATAAATGTAGAAACAGTTTTTTTGTTAAGTGGTTTCTCATCAAACACTAGTCTACTGTTTAAACATCACATGGAAGATGAGAACAATCACATCAACATCACCAACAAAGGTGTAGAAGAATATCTGTGCTGTGTGTTCCCACCTGTAAATCCTGTGAGCTGGAACTTCTTTGCTGGCAAACAAGAATGCATCCACACTCTTTCAAAGGAATATCCTACTGCTGTTAACAGCACTTGACGGGGGAAAGGTAAGCCAAAAACAATCAGATGTCATATATTGTTAGTGGAGAATATGAGGATGTTTATTAATGGATAATGCTACAAGGAAATATTATGTGGGTCCTAATTGTTTATCTCTTACATGTCAGCCACTAGGCTCGTACTTTAAATTGCAGATTTAAGCATACAAACTGAGTCAATGTGCATGcaaatacaacaataaaacaaagtcTAATGCATATTCATGATGTtgaaacataaaatataaaactatatattttcagTGGTTTTAAGAGCCATTTTTAATTATAagatgtatttttcttttcatttagaTATGAAGTTTGGCAAAGGACCAGTGTGTGAGCTGAAGTCACTGAGAAACTGTGCAACCCTTTGTGTGTTGTTGGCAGTGGCGCTCCTTTTGTTTCATGACCCATTTCTACTACTCTGGTGGCCTCAGAAACCTACTGAGGTGGGATCAAGGTTCTTTCTTTTACATGCAAAATCATGCAAAGTTTACTTGTTTCAACACATTTGCAGGGAATATTCTAAAACCTTctgtaattgttgattttgctCACTGTAACGGTTTCTTATCTGTCACTGCAGAAAACTAAGACTGGTGTTTTACCTCTGAATATGGCGACAGATTCCATTGATGACATGTATGATGGTTGCCGTTCTGAAACAGCCTCTGTGATCGACTTGTTTGGCGTGTTTGAGTGGAACTTTAACAGAAACTTCAGTTTTGCCTGGGCTTCAACAGAAGGTGGTGCAAAGAAACCCATGCACAAGCACCTGAAAGAAGAGCATGCTATAGTTATGTACATGTACACAAAGATGAAATATATCCAACAAGATTTCAACCAAGCAGTGAAAACAGGGAAACACAAGTACAACACAGACAGATTTAAGTTCCACTATTTCTACTTCTACCTGACTGATGCCATTCAAGTTCTGCGTCACAATCAGACATCATGCAGAACCACCTATCACAGGACACAGAAACAGTTTGACCACAATGTCATCAACACAAACATGCGTTTCGGTGCTTTCTCCTGGGTAGGTTCAAGCAAGCAGTCATTTGATTTGAATGGCAATGTGTCTTGTTTTGAAATCTATTCATGCTTTGGTGCTGATATAACACATTACTCTGCCACAAACCAAATGGGACAGGTGCTGATTCCTCCCTATGAGGTCTTCAAAATCACTCATGTCTTGACAAATGACCCATGGTGCAGTGTGGTCTACAAGCTACAGAGCACCAAAATACCAAGGAGAGATttaaattgtaaattgaatCAAAGGcaaatgaaaacatattttgaaGCCGTTTTAACACACTGGCCCACAAGCAGTGTGGGGATGATGTTAGCATGCATAATGCTGTTGATTTTAATTTCTTCAGTCCTTGTTAAACGCAGGCAGAAGCATTTTGTGGCTGCAGTGCTGGGTGCTCTGCTGGTGCTGATGGTTATTCTGGTGATATGAGGTAGCCATTGAGCAAAGAGGGGTGATGTGTTAATGGAACACTTTATCTTGTGGTGTTTGTCATAGAGATAATTCACAAGTTATGTTTTTGAAAGATatgaggaaataaaaaaaatgctttgttAGCTTAGTTTTCAGAGGCCATAATGTGCACAATAAATGCCAAACAACTCACAAATTCTTATTCTGTTGATTATTGACATTAAAACGAGACAATTTGCCTGAAAATAACTCATATCTAGTGGTTACTTAGCTAATGGTACCATTAGGAGTATATAAAAATACCAACCAATCTTAGCTTGATTGTTTAAATTTGCAGCTTGACAAATTTCAAAGTTGGCTGTTCAAACCCTAACAATTTTCTATCAGGACTGGAGAGTGGAGAGAatgtattattttctttattgaaaAGTATCTATTGTGATTAAgtgtggttctgaaatataaCCTAAAAAGGAATAGTAAAAAGGTAATTTAATTGGATTCTTTAACACAGTTTCTTATATTGAGGAGTAATGTGCAGTGAATTTTATATAGTCAAAAAAAACTACTAAAGTAGGGAACACTCAGAAACTTCGCTCAAATCTAGATTACAACAGAGAACCTTATATAAAGTTTAATTTACAGTGAGGGCAGAGGTCCTTTTGAGTGCTGTTACCTTATCACTGGCAAAAAAGGAAGGCAGATATGAAGGTATTCCTGAAGAGGAGCATTTATGCCTTTTTGTGATCTTGGTGTTATAAGTTATTGAGGATGAATTTCATTTTGTGTTGCACCACATTGCTTCATGTACTGTACAGTGACTTGAATATTTTGTTGATTTGTTGGAGAACTGTGATTTGTTTGGGTTGACTGAAGGTTACATGTTGAGCATGGCACCAAAACCCCAAACTGCTCAGGGCGTCTTCAttggcagccccctcactcttcCATCTCTCCATTAATGCATGTATAGGTCcagtttgtgcatgtgtgtgtgtgtgtgtgtgtgtgtgtgtgtgtgtgtgtgtgtgtctgtgtgtatttcgggcctgtgtgtaatgtgtaattttccataaagtatgttgaattttcttcttcttcttcttcttcttcttcttcttcataatCTGATAATAATGTATCTGTGTTATTCATgctttaaaaatacattaaataaagtAATTAATGAACAACACTTTgtgctatttttattttttgtaaatgacCAACAGAGCAGTTTTAATAAACACATCATACAGTACATGGAGTCTCTCTACATGTATCTCAATAGTATAGTACCCTCTACTGTTTATCCTGTGTCTTGCACTGCCTCTGTACTTCACTGTACCTTTACCATGTGTACCACCACATACTGGACTACTGTACAAATCAATAAAAGAAACGCATTACACCTGTTCCTACAATGGTAATTTGAGAGTTACTTACATTGAATTGAAACACTCCAAGGTATTTGTGTCTTTGGCTATGGTCTTAGGTAAAACTGCATTCTCAGATGCAGAGACCCATATCTTTCATTACAATTACAGGGCAACGCCTTGACTGTGTAGTACCCATGAAGGTAACACCCTTGATTGGAATAGCCTGCAGTTGGTGTAAGAAAAGCAAGAGCTCATCTTAACCCGCAAGTCACCAAAGTAGTGCTACACCATGTGACAACTGAACTGTGGTATATGAAATTTTCTTCATTTCTTCCCTTGATATCCTCATCTAGATGTTTgatctactgtacattcacaACTAGTATTAAGGAGTCCACTTCAAGGCCCATTTCAGCGTAGGCAAAGTTTTATATCagtatttttacattcaagAAATTAACATGACTCAGCAAGGTTAAAGATgttctaagcgatgtcacacgttttttaggctacaacattttttgtcacatacagcaaacatctcctcactgtccgctagctgcctgtcccctgaacacactgtaaaaaaatgcggtctctgtagacagcccaggctccacaaacggcaacaaaaacaaactgcgccaacctgcactacgaaacataacaaacagtgttccagccaataaccaacaagaaggatttgggggtgggggttggggggttagtgcatggaagggagggggaggggacaggatgaggaggagggaggggcgagctagcctccgttttgttttacaatacttcgaacgtcaacaagaagtgacgtcacccaacatcgcttagagcacctttaaggaaGCTTCAGATTCAAATAAGATAACTACCACCAATGTGCCTCCTGCTCTGGTCGCTATCAGCCACACAATGTAGCTGTTGATTGGCAAACTCAGGACGAAATTGGTTGCGGTTGAGGCGATTGTTAAAATAGAGTGTCAGAGAGCGAAGATGCATCAGATGAGttcatttttcttaaaatgttgtCTAAAAATGTTCAGTTTAGCCTTTCAGGGTCAAGTTGtcatggttgtgtatgtttcagtttcctgttttattttgtagtctgtttttctcctttgtcatgtcttgttttacttcctgccttgtgttttcccacctttgtgattgtctgccccaccctgatgtgtttcacctgttcctgagcccTCGTGTCAACTGTTCCTTGTTTcacctcgttaccttgtgtatttagtctctgtgttgtctttgtcttgCGTGAgatcattgtatagtattttGAGTGTGTGTAGTCTATCCccttttgtctctgtgttcctgtttttttgtgattcttCTTGTTTCTATTGGCTTCCTTGACGTTTTGGACTCATTTGCCTGCTGTCTTCAGGACTGTTTCGTTGTATGgatttttgtttattaaatcctcaagctcaccactgcctgctgtctctgcatttgggtccgccATTTTCTCTAAACATTGTTACACAAGTCTTCATTAAAAATCAGACTGAGGGGCGAAATAGAAAAGTGTCATAGTTTTATCAAaaagttttgtaaaaaaaactgagaaTACAACTAAgctaaatacaattataatcTTAATGTAGTATACTTGTATTAATAATATTGATAATGTAGTATATTCAATAAATTCACAGAAATCAATACAAACTACAGTTCTTTCTGTCCTGATTGGAATGGCAATGCTGATATACGAACAATCACATCAgtggcctgtactacgaagcgagatttggcgttaacgagctaacttcaggctcaacccagggttttctgtactacgaaggtggatcacttgtgatcgggttcaatcgccgtggtaacttatgctgaacgcctaacctggtcgggagcaggttatgttggagattagagatcaactggtgtaaaagcaccgcccactgaccaatcaatactcgactgataacggcgtcaccgttcttagaagatcagctggagctcggttcgcggagagagagagaggtgcgctcataaaagttaaaacatttagagaccgacaaccccgttaacattccctgatgggtatttttatgaaagatatagattttcagcggagggaattacttataggctatttgttgccttctttagccgtgtgttgccaatgtgcacatcggtttaaattatgtttttatgttgttttttttagtttctctcacgatcgcgcaccactgctggggttgcaactgaaataaaagcctaaagcaacgacagtttatggaaagcaaaagtgtaattatggtcagatcttgtgcctgactgatggggatgTGActagtttagtctaatgtattgttgtgggtgtactgtactatatattggccagaatctgcctttggggagtaggggggcatatcatagtagggggtctgggtgtcctcccccagggaagttttaagcatcaacgacttcatttcctgcattccgatacacttttatgcaccaatttatggtgaaatacctccattgagcctatgtgaagaaaaaagcacagatgacaattcaaaatatatcaaacatataatggaaagtatgttgttacgtgtcattgggcatttttaagtgagtatatggaaatcctggagcttactatcacgtagactacaccactggatattgataagctaaacgttgtgatttacgcataacagcgtcggctttttgccagctttctttcctgcgttttgcctgttaaaccgtgtctgtgttcttcatatttatgtagaattatagtttgttcttcttgtttaaaagatgcagctctggtagatgtttgcgattggtcgtggtgcgcaaacaccgcctcttttatgtgaacgcgcacgtctctagattggaaaaacctgggttgactgaactagttgataaccagcgtcgtgatacagcttatgcggggccacggttgttaggttaggtgaagccggataactgaaagaaatccaggacatgttgatcttgattcgtagtacaggcctcagatgTCAGAGTTCTCATGTTTGTAATGCATCACCCGCTCAACCTAACCTTTAGTTCCTAACTaaacatgaaaataataatCCAATACATGCAGCCAGTCACTCATTCATCaacagattatcaaaatattaAAGAAGAATGACAGAGTTTTGAATGTTAAGTCTATTATCAGTAATGGGAGTTACTTGCACACCTGTTTGATGACCTGCTTCACCTTTTACCAGACTCACATAATGGCTCaaaacttaaaggtgctgtaggtaggattgtgaagatccaggacttagccaaagaatttgaacatcgacaacttctcagtccctcccccctttctgctaaagctcaaacggtctcctaagcccctccccccacaagggggaataaatgcgtgtgcatgagcagtgattgacacgcagttagacaccccttTCCTTAGGAATGGCATCCATGTTGTATTATTTCACACCTCAAGATTTATGACATTAAGTGAGAAGGGTCCGACTCACTTGTTACCCTTCACTGGTCACCCATCACCCTAACCTTAGCCAAAGGGGGCGCGGCATGAGGTGATAAGTAAGGTAGGCGTGGCCTGAGATGCTACTGAGGTGCTACAGGCTACGTCATAATGCAATGATCTTATTGCTAATCCTAATCATGTTTGAACACTGTTTTGGTGAATTTGTAATGCATTTAACTTTTTTGCACCTAAGGCGACCAGCTATAATCGAGCTCTCGGCGTgatccaataataataatgaagcagCTGTCATCGCTGCAAAAAAAGCCTACTTCAAGTCTGTGATTTGAAAAAAGATTAATCAGATTGTTAAAAAAATCCTTAGTGTGCAGTATGCCCAGATTTCTCTCTTGAGATTGTGCCTGACAGCATAAAAACATGGTAcggaagtgtgtgtatgtgtgtgtgtgtgtgtgtgtgtgtgtgtgtgtgtgtgtgtgagctactTCTGCGGAGTGCAGCTAATAGGAAGTGCTGTAttgaaggataaaaagataagGAAAAGATCAGTTTGGATCTCATCGGCCAGATCAATTATCACCAGCTGCTGCTGGAAGAGAGCACCACAGAATGGATGGAAAatgcaagacacacacacatctatgcTATTGATAAGTTCTTATTCTTGAATACACCCGTTGAATATAGGCCTTCTTTGCATTGTTACTTGCAGTGTCTGTATTACTGTAAATCAACATATATTTCACCAAACAGGAACGTgcatgaaatacacacattggtATCCTAAATAATGGCCTTGAAATAACATTTAGTGAGATATTATCAGTATATAATACAGGAACATGCAGAGTGTGGTCACAACAACATGAACATATGTGTAAGAGAGGGCTTTAAAATTCATTTTTGCAGACAATAACTTTACATTATTCAGTCAGTATTTAACAGTACCTGTGAGTTCTTTAACCTTTACAATAAATCTTAAGGCGTGGGATTCTGCTTCAGCTGGCAGAGGGTAACAGAGGAGCCCACACCAAAACCAGCATACAAAGGCTCACTGAACTGAGCTTTGAATCTGTGGATAAGCTCCATAGTCTCTGATATTGAGTAATATGCCACAGTGTTGCCTGCATAATCCAGGTACACACCAATTCGTGTGGCCCTGGGAGCTTCAGGAAGGTCCCGTTCTACTTTATTGTGCCAGGCAGAGTAGCCTGAGTCTGAGCAGAGGAGACTCCAAGACTTGTCATTGTAGCCCAGCAGGCTGTGCGAATTCTTCCCTTTGCGACTGATGCTCTTGTAGGCCACCCCGATGGAAAACTCCCCGCTCCACTCTGCCTCCCAGTAAAATCTGAAACCAGTCAGAGGCTCCTTGCACAGCAACTGGGAGAAGCCATCAAAGCGTTCTGGATGATTTGGGTAAACCTGGACTGTTTTCTTACGTGTGACCCTCTGATTCCCACCCGACAGGACCAGCTCTTTGTAGACTGTGTTTGGATCGAAGGACATCTTGCAGGAGTCTGAGCAAAGACAGCCACAATGCACATTTCCTAATTATGTATGTTTAGATGTGGAGCACCTCATTGATCAAGAAATAAACTTgtcatttagtttagtttagttattcATTCACTTTCCCTCACTCTGTCTATTTTttacccagaaaaactaaatacCTGAGAATACTGGGCTGGGTCTCAGTAggttaaatataataaatataaaagcaTATTGCTGTTGTCAAGGTAAGACAAATATGTGAAAGTAGTCACTTTGTTTCTGACAACAGtgataaaaattaaaataacctGAACTACAAACACTTTACTCACATCTTAAGAAGTCTGTCCTGGA contains these protein-coding regions:
- the LOC118494949 gene encoding ecto-ADP-ribosyltransferase 5-like, whose amino-acid sequence is MPTWDRQTCQRKTVSACAVTSLVVLVGLLMFVVIYLTLSWQDVVEEHLMQDLPYDDMNDECRSKATVVTDKAMMQKWDTSTNFSQPWSNAEKKAREPAHKYMEKHHSVALYLYTNIMLQPVKQDIETAERSRKRLKKTFEPHSLYFFLSEAIQILKHSQVTCLQTNYRTETLLHLNISNKLIRFNTFTLGSDGWNFKRNASCFEVYTCFGADITLYSALKLNRQVLIPPYEVFKVTDTETNTQRCKIVYRLKSNLNCVYDRESNTLHPISALPVDGF
- the LOC116042994 gene encoding ecto-ADP-ribosyltransferase 4-like, translating into MKFGKGPVCELKSLRNCATLCVLLAVALLLFHDPFLLLWWPQKPTEKTKTGVLPLNMATDSIDDMYDGCRSETASVIDLFGVFEWNFNRNFSFAWASTEGGAKKPMHKHLKEEHAIVMYMYTKMKYIQQDFNQAVKTGKHKYNTDRFKFHYFYFYLTDAIQVLRHNQTSCRTTYHRTQKQFDHNVINTNMRFGAFSWVGSSKQSFDLNGNVSCFEIYSCFGADITHYSATNQMGQVLIPPYEVFKITHVLTNDPWCSVVYKLQSTKIPRRDLNCKLNQRQMKTYFEAVLTHWPTSSVGMMLACIMLLILISSVLVKRRQKHFVAAVLGALLVLMVILVI